In one window of Armatimonadia bacterium DNA:
- a CDS encoding HEAT repeat domain-containing protein yields the protein MARLHRCLLLVLATLLPLLLWLLPAFAQAPTAPPGDEPLDPTLTRSLQSSLHYERLSGFRQLAGLKAVPASALPLLSAGLKDEDEAVRLTAAAALAGVKAAVPEAARTAATALQDASPLVRQFAVRAASCLHDTSGVSAGLLKTASQDPDATVRGLASAGLKQLEGVGSGTQGVRTGGVEGAAQPSGPAQGGATGPAQGTAAATGRQPRAGTATTPAATPGTTSAEAPEATSVPALIAALTDPNPEVRLRAAQSLGEMGTRAIPALPALERARADADVRVRQKAEWAIAQIWRPAKATSDQPPLAPPEGRVFFLSDIVQGCDENGPEVQDDLSCTGNGSTADLFKFATLSYLDLAELKRYREDARKRGLRWNAPLAELCSEDPDWEKIAPKFPFYKTYLKDHVIAVTCNGQTRFQHLRYDAAGSLHKWGGGAHYRLTNGPYKVQVQVFTCEGFRLKFDYELKFEREGNIPAHLAAYRGPADVGVPDRQLLRELEEEDKPISAWIADLNAPAAETRSKAAQKLDRYGVQAASARSALEPLTKDTNWGVARAAESAILSIDSKQPPDPGLGEYRKERAARWASLAGVLWDAALNLVGWADRDCDDVMPYLQDAAAALRTSHSLYAPGAANNATISGIGYTVGVINDGRLWPMALESMAYYEDALRQVPIPSKDFWDRQRWAGWAAAWHSLAGASITYRNDVARFWAFEDRWLAQAASLIDATGRPLEFNEPRNHDEWPQPGWWRSEWNDILPPEPENPELPKEETPEQVAGGAAERDDLLAQLRDTLDRLSDSRSLEERWIGNLWDALVTAEQKKAEALSLLRAQAELADRIRQRLGYLRNYLAKQPDPESANYWEAAFRLAMDTWEDGWGPRPRVEDMGREAIREQIRRLTVRHEEILREQDRMVNDLLGTYYDGILLEIEAKGPKSSWEQTRKCCEKAYADAQRARALAKAQLYIASGQGEEFREAAREALATGVDEAQVRYLEAVYFHSKGDLRHALHGYRKVMELTLPEGSAEEALTLPEAQRMASRTVKEGESLTSQKSALGDRARGMAWMLEHAYLDRIDQKAEGEAASLRTELDDKLAKGGDEGWLSSLIAHLKMGVVSSTEAIVMREDGAVIVGKENALETLASSFQNDVAKQHCGVLLLKSLHERGVRIDHLDALSNDDFLGLVRELYPGAGAKVDTDGALRMRAAIKAAYNNPDVKRLLTVPKQMLDVDTGTPYFDTSDYQETRLQWLGDAINVWNVATMLAPMSTYTVGGKVAWFPRWGWIGEARPVGEAIVTAKEAFSAAVGLNKLPQLLAQSPAGQKVLQQFSQFFAKSTWLEDRALDMSIQLAAGKVGEAAGGTIGVLRGSNGRTEAEAGRMLAELFTAWGAGDVDVMKACMEKHGITPENLRALIEASEQTSTAAKEAAELGTGHSQALRQVLDAVPENGALPGEARLALESTSGQVKRMLDEASEQFRKGEAGAAWRRLEELQIARQACAAVEAGAIPEARAWQELLEKRVRYWGGCTESSAALANRLRQAGSAAVPGAKPGTVALLDFHVKDNLAGDLRRMVLQGEWGDAVAGYDQRLAVLRQLGTADAPPVQRMAQEVKRIEGVAVARAHYSSGAPVPEGPQNETAARRMQAALSSDPEEARKGISALDSDANTYLERQAKPGEVPTYSDPHWVKYRDAKGVEETLAVAKGSGKDFPDHYDLRGEQVYADFAKEVQLVDELGKEVCGVNVPECAVGKMGLKELDPNGVLKTVEKECLVVRYVPGTQLKDLPQEVAIAFKEQIARDKVLAALLGDHDRHLGNYLITADGRIWSIDHGMADVAGRNFREYSLLVDADEVAGYMRTRILDGTRYHWGLGWLDNHITFEDMEPMIKQVEALCKDEKKLRALLGRHLSGAELDNAVEVVRKRAGVLRDVMRDCFGSADDPLVVPVPTPAADAAVFDLPIAWPLLRAA from the coding sequence ATGGCCCGCCTTCACCGATGCCTGCTCCTGGTCCTTGCCACGCTCCTGCCTCTTCTGCTCTGGCTCCTACCTGCCTTCGCACAAGCCCCGACAGCACCTCCCGGCGACGAGCCGCTGGATCCTACGCTGACGCGGTCGCTGCAGTCCAGCCTCCACTATGAGCGCCTCAGCGGCTTCCGTCAGCTTGCCGGTCTGAAAGCCGTGCCGGCGTCTGCACTGCCCTTGCTGTCGGCAGGGCTGAAGGACGAGGATGAGGCTGTCCGGCTTACCGCGGCTGCAGCGCTGGCTGGAGTGAAGGCGGCGGTCCCGGAGGCTGCCCGCACTGCTGCCACGGCCTTGCAGGATGCGAGCCCGCTTGTCCGGCAGTTCGCCGTGCGTGCGGCCAGTTGCCTCCATGACACCTCCGGCGTGTCCGCCGGGTTGCTCAAGACTGCCTCGCAGGACCCTGATGCGACAGTGCGAGGGCTGGCTTCGGCCGGCCTCAAGCAACTCGAAGGGGTCGGCTCGGGAACGCAGGGCGTGCGGACGGGCGGCGTCGAAGGCGCTGCACAGCCCAGCGGACCGGCTCAGGGCGGTGCGACGGGACCGGCTCAGGGGACTGCTGCAGCCACAGGAAGGCAGCCTCGCGCGGGCACTGCGACGACCCCTGCAGCAACGCCGGGGACGACCTCTGCGGAGGCTCCGGAAGCGACCTCAGTCCCGGCGCTGATCGCCGCACTCACTGACCCAAACCCGGAGGTGCGCCTCCGGGCTGCCCAGTCCCTCGGCGAGATGGGCACCAGGGCGATTCCGGCACTCCCTGCCCTGGAACGAGCTCGTGCCGATGCCGACGTAAGGGTTCGCCAGAAGGCCGAGTGGGCTATTGCGCAGATCTGGCGACCGGCAAAGGCCACCAGTGACCAGCCGCCCCTTGCGCCACCTGAGGGGCGAGTCTTCTTCCTGAGCGATATCGTCCAGGGCTGCGATGAGAACGGCCCGGAAGTGCAGGACGACCTCAGTTGCACCGGCAACGGAAGCACCGCAGACCTGTTCAAGTTCGCTACCCTCAGCTACCTCGATCTGGCCGAGCTCAAGCGCTACCGTGAGGATGCCCGCAAGCGGGGCCTACGCTGGAACGCGCCCTTGGCCGAGCTCTGCTCCGAGGACCCCGACTGGGAGAAGATCGCGCCGAAGTTCCCCTTCTACAAGACCTACCTCAAGGACCACGTGATCGCCGTCACCTGCAACGGGCAGACGCGGTTCCAGCACCTGCGCTATGACGCCGCCGGGAGCCTGCACAAGTGGGGAGGCGGTGCCCACTACCGGCTGACCAACGGGCCTTACAAGGTGCAGGTCCAGGTCTTCACCTGTGAGGGCTTCCGGCTGAAGTTCGACTACGAGCTCAAGTTCGAGCGCGAAGGCAACATCCCGGCACATCTGGCGGCGTACCGCGGACCTGCTGATGTTGGTGTCCCGGACCGCCAGCTCCTCCGCGAGCTTGAGGAGGAGGACAAGCCGATCAGTGCCTGGATCGCGGATCTCAACGCTCCGGCGGCCGAGACGCGCTCAAAGGCGGCACAGAAGCTCGACCGGTATGGCGTGCAGGCTGCTTCGGCCCGCAGCGCCCTTGAGCCGCTAACCAAAGACACCAACTGGGGTGTGGCCAGAGCCGCGGAGTCGGCCATCCTATCCATTGACTCCAAGCAGCCGCCCGACCCTGGCCTCGGCGAGTATCGGAAAGAGCGAGCTGCCCGCTGGGCGAGTCTGGCCGGTGTGCTGTGGGACGCGGCGCTGAATCTTGTCGGCTGGGCGGATCGTGACTGCGACGACGTGATGCCCTACCTGCAGGACGCAGCTGCGGCCCTGCGTACCTCGCACAGCCTCTATGCGCCGGGTGCGGCCAACAACGCCACGATCAGCGGAATTGGCTACACCGTGGGTGTCATCAACGACGGGCGACTGTGGCCCATGGCGCTGGAGAGCATGGCCTACTACGAGGATGCGCTGCGCCAGGTTCCTATACCCTCCAAGGACTTCTGGGACCGTCAGCGCTGGGCAGGCTGGGCGGCAGCCTGGCACTCCCTCGCCGGGGCTTCCATCACCTACCGCAACGACGTGGCCCGGTTCTGGGCCTTCGAGGACCGCTGGCTGGCACAGGCGGCGTCGCTGATCGACGCGACCGGGCGTCCCCTGGAGTTCAACGAGCCCCGCAACCATGATGAGTGGCCGCAGCCGGGATGGTGGCGGTCGGAGTGGAACGACATTCTGCCACCGGAGCCCGAGAATCCCGAGCTGCCGAAGGAGGAGACTCCCGAGCAGGTAGCGGGCGGCGCCGCAGAACGTGATGATCTGCTGGCGCAACTGAGGGACACGCTGGACCGCCTCTCCGACTCGCGCTCACTGGAGGAGCGCTGGATCGGCAACCTGTGGGACGCGCTCGTGACCGCGGAGCAGAAGAAGGCGGAAGCGCTGAGCCTGCTCCGTGCCCAGGCGGAGTTGGCGGATCGGATCCGTCAGCGCCTTGGGTACCTGCGCAACTACCTCGCCAAGCAGCCCGACCCGGAATCCGCCAACTACTGGGAGGCCGCCTTCCGGCTGGCGATGGACACCTGGGAGGACGGCTGGGGACCGCGGCCCCGAGTGGAGGACATGGGTCGCGAGGCCATCCGCGAGCAGATCCGCCGCCTTACCGTGCGACACGAGGAGATCCTGCGCGAGCAGGACCGCATGGTCAACGACCTCCTGGGCACCTACTACGACGGAATCCTGCTGGAGATCGAGGCGAAGGGCCCAAAGTCCTCCTGGGAGCAGACGCGGAAGTGCTGCGAGAAAGCCTATGCCGACGCGCAGCGTGCGAGGGCTCTGGCGAAGGCCCAGCTCTACATCGCTTCCGGACAGGGCGAGGAGTTCCGGGAAGCCGCACGTGAGGCTCTCGCCACCGGCGTGGACGAGGCCCAGGTACGGTACCTGGAAGCGGTCTACTTCCACAGCAAGGGCGATCTTCGGCACGCCCTCCACGGCTACCGCAAAGTCATGGAACTCACCTTGCCGGAGGGCAGCGCCGAGGAGGCGCTGACGCTGCCCGAGGCGCAGCGCATGGCTTCTCGGACGGTCAAGGAGGGCGAGAGCCTGACCTCCCAGAAGTCGGCTCTTGGTGACCGCGCCCGGGGCATGGCCTGGATGCTCGAGCACGCCTATCTTGACCGCATTGACCAGAAGGCCGAGGGCGAGGCAGCCTCCCTGCGCACGGAGCTGGACGACAAGCTCGCCAAGGGCGGCGATGAGGGCTGGCTGTCCAGCCTCATCGCTCACCTCAAGATGGGCGTGGTCAGCTCCACGGAAGCGATCGTGATGAGGGAGGACGGCGCCGTAATCGTGGGCAAGGAGAATGCCCTCGAGACCCTTGCGTCCTCCTTCCAAAACGACGTGGCGAAGCAGCACTGCGGGGTCCTCTTGCTCAAGAGCCTCCACGAGCGCGGGGTCCGCATCGACCACCTCGACGCTCTGAGCAACGACGACTTCCTGGGCCTCGTGCGCGAGCTCTACCCCGGAGCCGGTGCGAAGGTAGACACCGACGGTGCGCTGCGGATGCGGGCGGCGATCAAGGCCGCCTACAACAACCCCGACGTCAAGCGCCTCCTCACTGTACCCAAGCAGATGCTGGACGTGGACACCGGCACCCCCTACTTCGACACGAGCGACTATCAAGAGACGAGACTGCAGTGGTTGGGCGATGCCATCAACGTGTGGAACGTCGCCACCATGCTGGCCCCGATGAGCACCTACACAGTAGGCGGCAAAGTGGCCTGGTTCCCTCGCTGGGGCTGGATCGGCGAGGCGCGGCCGGTCGGCGAGGCCATCGTGACCGCCAAGGAGGCCTTCTCCGCGGCCGTCGGCCTCAACAAGCTCCCACAGTTGCTGGCCCAGAGCCCGGCCGGCCAGAAGGTGCTTCAGCAGTTCTCCCAGTTCTTCGCCAAAAGCACGTGGCTGGAGGACCGTGCGCTGGATATGAGCATCCAGCTTGCCGCCGGTAAGGTGGGTGAGGCAGCCGGTGGCACCATCGGCGTTCTCAGAGGCTCCAACGGGCGCACGGAGGCCGAAGCGGGACGAATGCTTGCTGAGCTCTTCACCGCCTGGGGCGCGGGCGACGTAGACGTGATGAAGGCGTGCATGGAGAAGCACGGCATCACTCCGGAAAACCTGCGGGCGCTCATCGAGGCCTCTGAGCAGACATCAACTGCGGCGAAGGAGGCCGCTGAACTGGGGACCGGCCATTCCCAGGCGCTGCGACAGGTCCTGGACGCCGTGCCTGAGAACGGCGCGCTCCCCGGGGAGGCTCGCCTGGCGCTGGAGTCCACGAGCGGTCAGGTCAAGCGCATGCTCGACGAGGCCAGCGAACAGTTCCGCAAGGGAGAGGCTGGTGCCGCCTGGCGCAGACTTGAGGAGTTGCAGATTGCTCGGCAGGCTTGCGCCGCTGTCGAGGCGGGGGCGATCCCCGAGGCCAGAGCCTGGCAGGAGCTGCTTGAGAAGCGCGTTCGCTACTGGGGCGGCTGCACCGAGAGCAGCGCTGCTCTGGCGAATCGTCTGCGCCAGGCTGGGTCTGCGGCGGTACCGGGGGCGAAACCTGGGACGGTCGCGCTCCTGGACTTCCATGTGAAGGACAACCTTGCCGGCGACCTGAGGCGCATGGTCCTCCAGGGTGAGTGGGGCGATGCAGTCGCCGGGTACGACCAGCGCCTCGCCGTGCTGCGTCAGTTGGGTACGGCGGACGCGCCGCCCGTGCAGAGGATGGCCCAGGAGGTCAAGCGCATCGAGGGCGTCGCAGTTGCCCGGGCGCACTACTCCTCTGGCGCCCCCGTACCCGAGGGACCGCAGAACGAGACAGCAGCCCGCCGTATGCAGGCTGCCCTCAGTTCCGATCCAGAGGAGGCCCGCAAGGGTATCTCCGCCCTCGACTCCGACGCCAACACATACCTCGAACGCCAGGCGAAGCCTGGTGAAGTCCCCACCTATTCAGACCCCCACTGGGTCAAGTACCGGGACGCCAAGGGTGTCGAGGAGACCCTTGCCGTCGCCAAGGGTTCGGGCAAGGACTTCCCGGACCACTACGACCTGCGTGGCGAACAGGTCTACGCGGACTTCGCCAAAGAGGTGCAGCTGGTGGACGAACTGGGCAAGGAAGTCTGCGGGGTGAACGTCCCGGAGTGTGCCGTCGGCAAGATGGGCCTCAAGGAACTCGACCCGAACGGGGTCCTGAAGACCGTCGAGAAGGAGTGCCTCGTAGTGCGCTATGTCCCCGGGACCCAGCTCAAGGACCTGCCCCAGGAGGTGGCTATCGCCTTCAAGGAGCAGATCGCCCGCGACAAGGTCCTCGCTGCCCTGCTGGGCGACCATGACCGCCACCTGGGTAACTACCTCATCACGGCCGACGGCCGGATCTGGAGCATCGACCACGGCATGGCCGACGTCGCCGGTCGGAACTTCCGCGAGTACAGCCTACTTGTCGATGCTGACGAGGTCGCCGGGTACATGCGTACGAGGATCCTCGATGGGACGCGCTACCACTGGGGGCTCGGGTGGCTGGACAACCACATTACCTTCGAGGACATGGAGCCGATGATCAAGCAGGTCGAGGCCCTGTGCAAAGACGAGAAGAAGCTCCGGGCGCTTCTCGGCCGCCACCTTTCCGGCGCCGA
- a CDS encoding alkaline phosphatase encodes MSGSLLGSRRLGRRGAAAVCVLLGLLVLSSCQAQDRPAPKNVIVMIADGCGFQHVKAAGYYRYGDTGRLCYESFPVHLAMSTFPAQSKGYDPAAAWHSFGYVMQGPTDSAAAATAMATGVKTLNGRIGVGPDDKDLPNFLEGAAQTGRSTGVVTTVPLCHATPAGFSTHDKARGNYAQLAKSMLLSSSLDVVMGAGHPLFDNNAQPLELPKEADKREARFRYVGGEETWKALLAGTAGKDVDGDGKGDPWKLVQTRADFQALGQGATPSRVLGVAQVAETLEQGRTGDKKADPYVVPMNDAVPTLAEMTRAALNVLDDNPKGLSIMIEGGAVDSAAHANQSGRMIEELLAFEDAVSEVVKWVESHGGWDQTLLIVTCDHETGYLTGPGSDPGWEPLVNNGIGKLPGMEWHYVSHTNSLVPFFAKGKGAERLVACATGQDPIRGAYLDNTDIAKTIFALLK; translated from the coding sequence ATGTCTGGATCGCTACTGGGTTCTCGAAGACTGGGCCGCCGTGGTGCGGCGGCTGTGTGTGTGCTCCTCGGCCTGCTTGTTCTGTCGTCCTGCCAGGCGCAGGATCGTCCCGCTCCAAAGAACGTTATCGTGATGATCGCCGACGGGTGTGGGTTCCAGCACGTCAAGGCCGCCGGCTACTACCGATACGGTGACACAGGGAGGCTGTGCTATGAGAGCTTCCCCGTGCACCTTGCCATGAGCACCTTCCCCGCACAGAGCAAGGGCTATGACCCGGCAGCGGCCTGGCACAGCTTCGGCTATGTCATGCAGGGCCCCACGGATTCGGCGGCTGCTGCCACGGCCATGGCTACCGGCGTCAAGACACTGAACGGCCGGATTGGTGTAGGCCCGGACGACAAGGACCTGCCGAACTTCCTTGAGGGGGCGGCACAGACGGGGCGCTCAACGGGTGTGGTCACCACGGTGCCGCTGTGTCACGCCACACCGGCCGGCTTCTCCACGCATGACAAGGCACGCGGCAACTATGCACAGCTCGCCAAGAGCATGCTGCTGTCCAGCTCGCTGGACGTGGTGATGGGCGCCGGCCATCCTCTCTTCGACAACAACGCACAGCCCCTGGAGCTGCCGAAGGAGGCCGACAAGCGTGAGGCCAGATTCCGCTACGTGGGCGGCGAGGAGACCTGGAAGGCACTGCTCGCCGGGACTGCCGGGAAGGATGTGGACGGCGACGGCAAGGGCGATCCGTGGAAGCTTGTGCAGACGCGGGCCGACTTCCAGGCTCTGGGTCAAGGAGCGACGCCGAGCCGGGTCCTCGGTGTAGCCCAGGTAGCTGAGACGCTGGAGCAGGGACGCACCGGCGACAAGAAGGCGGACCCGTATGTCGTGCCGATGAACGATGCGGTGCCAACGCTGGCCGAGATGACTCGCGCGGCCCTGAACGTACTGGATGACAACCCGAAGGGCCTCTCGATCATGATCGAGGGCGGAGCGGTAGACTCGGCCGCCCATGCCAACCAGTCGGGACGGATGATCGAGGAACTGCTGGCCTTCGAGGATGCCGTCTCGGAGGTCGTGAAGTGGGTGGAGAGCCACGGTGGCTGGGACCAGACGCTGCTGATCGTCACCTGCGACCACGAGACAGGTTACCTGACCGGTCCGGGCTCAGACCCCGGCTGGGAGCCGCTGGTGAACAACGGGATCGGCAAGCTGCCGGGGATGGAATGGCACTACGTCAGCCACACCAACAGCCTCGTCCCGTTCTTCGCAAAGGGTAAGGGCGCGGAGCGCCTTGTGGCCTGTGCAACCGGTCAAGACCCCATCCGGGGCGCCTACCTGGACAACACAGACATCGCCAAGACTATCTTCGCTCTGCTGAAGTAG
- a CDS encoding sulfatase-like hydrolase/transferase — MPAQNTPLAETPAQTRRPNLLMILVDDLGRGDYSAFGTPDLRTPNIDRVFHEGVDFVNFFANSPVCSPSRASLMTGCYPDRVGVPGVIRQWPEDSWGYLSPSAVLLPQRLAPAGYHTALVGKWHLGLETPNLPGERGFEFFHGFLGDMMDDYYTHLRGGVNFLRRDCEVIEPQGHATDLFTDWACDYLHERAGQEEPFFLYLAYNAPHDPIQPPEDWLARVQQREPNIGPQRQRLIALIEHLDHGIGRVLGTLDELGLAQDTLVVFNSDNGGVLRNGANNGPWRSEKGHVYEGGLRVPCAARWPGHIPAGSRLLDPALTMDLYATLLSAAGVEPNPGIDGASLLPAMLGEQSPTDRELYFVRREGGRPYCGLTIEAVRRGDWKLLHDSPYAALELYNLSADPLEAQNLAQTEPERFKELLVALMLHIQQGGEVPWQKPRQD; from the coding sequence ATGCCCGCCCAGAACACCCCACTCGCCGAGACACCGGCCCAGACGCGGCGACCCAATCTGCTCATGATCCTCGTGGATGACCTGGGGCGCGGCGACTACAGCGCCTTCGGCACGCCCGACCTGCGCACCCCAAATATCGACCGCGTCTTCCACGAGGGCGTCGACTTCGTCAACTTTTTCGCGAACAGCCCGGTGTGCTCTCCCTCACGTGCGTCGCTGATGACCGGCTGCTACCCCGACCGTGTGGGAGTGCCCGGGGTAATCCGCCAGTGGCCCGAGGACTCCTGGGGATACCTTTCTCCCTCCGCCGTGCTGCTTCCCCAGAGACTTGCCCCTGCGGGTTACCACACGGCCCTGGTCGGCAAGTGGCACCTCGGCCTGGAGACGCCGAACCTGCCCGGCGAGAGGGGTTTCGAGTTCTTCCACGGCTTCCTTGGCGACATGATGGATGACTACTACACCCATCTGCGCGGCGGCGTGAACTTCCTGCGGCGTGACTGTGAGGTGATCGAGCCGCAGGGCCATGCCACCGACCTGTTCACGGACTGGGCCTGCGACTACCTCCACGAACGCGCCGGCCAGGAGGAGCCCTTCTTCCTGTATCTGGCCTACAACGCGCCGCACGACCCCATCCAGCCGCCGGAGGACTGGCTGGCCCGAGTGCAGCAACGCGAGCCGAACATCGGTCCCCAACGGCAGCGCCTGATAGCCCTCATCGAGCACCTCGACCACGGAATCGGTCGTGTCCTGGGTACCCTCGACGAACTCGGTCTTGCGCAGGACACCCTTGTGGTCTTCAACTCGGACAACGGGGGAGTGCTTCGCAACGGTGCCAACAACGGGCCCTGGCGCAGCGAGAAGGGGCATGTTTATGAGGGCGGGCTGCGAGTGCCCTGTGCCGCACGCTGGCCGGGACACATACCGGCAGGCAGTCGCCTCCTTGATCCCGCGCTGACGATGGACCTGTACGCGACACTCCTGTCAGCCGCCGGTGTCGAGCCGAATCCGGGCATCGACGGCGCCAGCCTGCTACCTGCGATGCTGGGTGAGCAGAGCCCGACGGACCGCGAGCTCTACTTCGTGCGTCGCGAGGGCGGGCGTCCCTACTGTGGGCTGACCATCGAGGCGGTGCGTCGGGGCGACTGGAAGCTCCTTCACGACAGCCCCTATGCGGCCCTGGAGCTGTACAACCTGTCGGCCGATCCGCTGGAAGCGCAGAATCTGGCCCAGACCGAACCAGAGCGCTTCAAGGAACTCCTCGTAGCCCTCATGCTCCATATCCAGCAAGGCGGAGAGGTGCCCTGGCAGAAGCCGCGCCAGGACTGA
- a CDS encoding GAF domain-containing protein — translation MVALQAVSVVLQLVAAVLALRLTRKTGRTLPWLLVAGAFTIMAIRRAVLLVPWIMGETPSAASVTSEVLALIISVLLLAGMIGISPLFEDLRTTQTQLQERLEQQRQTEARLRVQRDFNQAILSTAGVLIVVLDRDGGIVRFNQACEDTTHWRYEEVVGKPFWDLFVLDEEREGVMETWHSLRAGSFPSRHENHWLTREGGRHLISWSNTCLLDEAHEVEFVIATGIDVTEHRQAEDQHRLDEQRLQALVSLSEKAPLGLREVTNYALEAAVSLTKSKIGYLAFANEDETVLTMYAWSREAMAQCAMQDKPIVYPVEKTGLWGEAVRRREPVITNDYAAPDPAKKGYPEGHVELQRHMNIPVFDDGRIVAVAGVGNKEDPYDASDVRQLRLLMDGMWRLVSRETAREELQRAHDELEVRVRERTAELRNTNELLTQEVAERRRAEESLAATARELSRSNTELEQFAYAASHDLQEPLRKVIAFGDRLRAKAAGTLPEDATDYLARMQNAAGRMQTLISDLLSYSRVTTRAQPFGELDLNRVVAEVLADLEVAVERSRAQVEVAQLPTIWADETQIRQLLQNLIANALKFQPEGRQPLVNLDSELLPAEDGLPERVRLTVRDNGIGFEDRFADRIFGVFQRLHSRGEYDGTGIGLAICRKIAERHQGQITAHGKPGEGAEFTVTLPLRPVQKEGVP, via the coding sequence GTGGTTGCGCTTCAGGCTGTCTCGGTCGTGCTCCAACTGGTGGCTGCGGTGCTGGCCCTGCGTCTCACACGGAAGACGGGCCGGACCCTCCCGTGGCTGCTGGTCGCGGGTGCCTTCACCATCATGGCGATCCGGCGGGCTGTTCTCCTGGTGCCCTGGATCATGGGCGAAACACCCTCGGCAGCGAGTGTGACATCGGAGGTCCTCGCTCTGATCATCTCGGTGCTGCTGCTTGCCGGGATGATCGGCATATCCCCTCTGTTCGAAGACCTTCGCACGACCCAGACGCAACTGCAAGAGCGTCTCGAGCAGCAGCGGCAGACCGAGGCCAGGCTGCGCGTGCAGCGTGACTTCAATCAGGCGATTCTGTCGACTGCCGGCGTGCTCATCGTGGTGCTTGACCGCGACGGCGGCATCGTGCGCTTCAACCAGGCCTGCGAGGACACCACGCACTGGCGCTATGAGGAGGTTGTAGGCAAGCCCTTCTGGGACCTGTTCGTGCTGGACGAGGAACGGGAGGGTGTCATGGAGACCTGGCACAGCCTGCGCGCCGGCAGCTTCCCCTCGCGCCACGAGAACCACTGGCTGACCCGCGAGGGCGGACGACACCTCATCTCCTGGTCGAATACCTGTCTCCTCGACGAAGCCCACGAGGTCGAGTTCGTCATCGCCACCGGCATCGACGTCACGGAGCACCGGCAGGCGGAAGACCAGCACAGACTGGATGAGCAGCGGCTGCAGGCTCTTGTCAGCTTGAGTGAGAAGGCGCCTTTGGGGCTGCGCGAGGTGACCAACTACGCCCTTGAGGCGGCCGTGAGCCTGACCAAGAGCAAGATCGGCTACCTGGCCTTCGCAAATGAGGACGAGACCGTGCTGACGATGTACGCGTGGTCGCGCGAGGCCATGGCACAGTGTGCGATGCAGGACAAGCCGATCGTGTATCCGGTGGAGAAGACCGGTCTGTGGGGCGAGGCTGTGCGACGCCGCGAGCCGGTGATCACCAATGACTACGCGGCGCCGGACCCGGCCAAGAAGGGGTACCCTGAAGGACACGTCGAGCTGCAGCGGCACATGAACATCCCGGTCTTCGACGACGGGCGGATCGTGGCTGTGGCCGGTGTTGGGAACAAGGAAGACCCCTACGACGCCTCGGACGTGCGGCAACTGCGTCTACTGATGGATGGCATGTGGCGTCTGGTCAGCCGCGAGACGGCTCGCGAGGAATTGCAGCGCGCGCATGACGAACTGGAAGTGCGCGTCCGGGAGCGGACCGCCGAGCTGCGCAACACCAACGAGCTTCTGACGCAGGAAGTTGCCGAGCGCCGACGAGCCGAAGAGAGCCTCGCCGCCACGGCCCGGGAACTCAGCCGCTCCAACACGGAGCTGGAGCAGTTCGCCTACGCCGCCTCCCATGACCTGCAGGAGCCGCTGCGCAAGGTCATCGCCTTCGGTGACCGTCTCCGCGCGAAGGCGGCCGGGACGCTGCCGGAGGACGCCACCGACTACCTGGCGCGAATGCAGAACGCCGCCGGACGCATGCAGACGCTCATCAGTGACCTGCTCAGCTACTCGCGTGTGACGACGCGCGCACAGCCCTTTGGGGAGCTCGATCTGAACCGGGTAGTCGCCGAGGTGCTGGCCGATCTGGAGGTTGCGGTGGAGCGCTCCAGGGCGCAGGTGGAGGTGGCACAGCTTCCGACGATCTGGGCCGATGAGACGCAGATCCGCCAGCTACTGCAGAACCTGATAGCGAACGCACTCAAATTCCAGCCGGAGGGTCGGCAACCGCTGGTGAACCTTGATAGTGAGCTGCTGCCGGCGGAGGACGGCCTACCGGAGAGGGTGCGGCTGACGGTGCGGGATAACGGGATTGGGTTCGAGGACCGGTTCGCTGACCGCATCTTTGGGGTATTCCAGCGTCTCCACAGTCGGGGCGAGTACGACGGCACCGGCATCGGCCTGGCGATCTGTCGCAAGATCGCCGAGAGGCATCAGGGCCAGATCACAGCCCACGGGAAGCCGGGAGAAGGGGCTGAGTTCACCGTGACGCTGCCTCTGCGTCCGGTGCAGAAAGAGGGGGTTCCATGA
- a CDS encoding response regulator, which translates to MADDDEEDCMLVQEALAEARLANDLRFVHDGEELIAYLRREGRYADPALSPRPGLILLDLNMPRVDGREALEHIKGDPDLHRIPVVVLTTSKAEEDIYRSYDLGVNSYITKPVTFDGLVEAMQVLKRYWFEIVELPRAAP; encoded by the coding sequence ATGGCCGATGACGACGAGGAGGACTGCATGCTGGTGCAGGAGGCGCTGGCCGAGGCACGGCTGGCGAATGACCTGCGCTTCGTGCATGACGGCGAGGAGTTGATCGCCTACCTCAGACGAGAGGGGCGGTATGCCGATCCTGCCCTCTCGCCCCGTCCCGGCCTGATTCTGCTGGACCTGAATATGCCACGGGTCGACGGTCGCGAAGCGCTCGAACACATCAAGGGCGACCCCGACTTACACCGCATTCCCGTGGTCGTCCTGACGACCTCCAAGGCCGAGGAGGACATCTACCGATCCTACGACCTGGGGGTGAACTCGTATATCACGAAGCCCGTCACCTTCGACGGTCTGGTCGAGGCGATGCAGGTACTGAAGCGCTACTGGTTTGAGATCGTGGAGCTGCCCAGGGCCGCGCCGTGA